From a single Nostoc sp. MS1 genomic region:
- a CDS encoding NAD(P)H dehydrogenase subunit NdhS, whose translation MILPGATVKVTNPNDTYYRYEGLVQRVTDGKVAVLFEGGNWDKIITFRLSELEAVEVTAGKKKGK comes from the coding sequence ATGATCCTACCTGGAGCGACTGTTAAAGTCACAAATCCCAACGATACTTATTATCGCTACGAAGGACTAGTACAACGGGTAACTGATGGCAAAGTAGCTGTTTTGTTTGAAGGCGGTAATTGGGACAAGATTATTACCTTCCGCCTATCAGAACTTGAAGCTGTAGAAGTCACAGCCGGGAAGAAGAAAGGAAAGTAA
- a CDS encoding amino acid permease translates to MLQKQPSYPHLTRSLSAVETWGFGLTAHISWTALVPAIHAALGSQAIFVWIPAVIVGMLLNYQVKRLGVHFIDVAGGTPNYTTKLLNKYPMLARYAAIGYLLNWISYLSVNTIVLRDLIKVNLGMLGFTCPDILLDIGFTLLPFVLAFSGTRALSILHSFFIIPAFGILIVFCVQGLGWLAFATESPGFFPQSWSNLSFVDWAKWFFFVTYATYSCETASSFVADSNHPRQTLRFLDIAAWLMPPIFWGGSWVVLRLATDPNLGDNAFLNLVAASQPFWGKFAQIGVTFLLVAACLLGSATVVSNCPRILYQLARDNYIAPVFSFVTKRGVFIPALTLTLVYCFIYLIWGDVARIVAVGNIGWFVSFMLLHLGLWLERDRPEVLFPKISLAILLLEIVVLVVGGIAWGWGNLVIGLVFPVGVMMIDAVVRYVSFGPFRLNWWIKRYQSRSAVVVRDLVISQVTTLSVLLCGAVMVGWLLGVKLSKTAHTENNNLIVVLLITVAFVGVAIACWTSLPQVVAIAEAREAAEHLFTVAQDGIVVVNEQGKICQANPATEYLFGISPIELLGSHLNYWLSALDFYPQNWEKRSEQTLRRKSQIIILEVSVSDRPHQDFREYVVILHDITKRKQAEEILQRSEAQLREQAQQLASQLVQSEKMSSLGQLVAGIAHEINNPVNFIYGNLTPANQYIKDLLEILQLYQKHYPHPAPEIEKTATAIDLDFVIEDLPKLLNSMQVGAQRITEIVLSLRNFSRLDEAEIKAVDIHEGIDSTLMILQNRLKAQANRPVIEVIREYGNLPLIECYAGQLNQVFMNLLTNAIDALEESIVNSEIVRSCRLASESNYQTREGQQSKVNHSELWTMDYGFLTKPQIRIHTEINDNQEVIISIADNGSGIPQQIQQRLFEPFFTTKPVGKGTGLGLSISYKIITEKHQGKIECISAPNKGTVFIITVPLVQKGIDELATAN, encoded by the coding sequence ATGCTACAAAAACAGCCCTCTTATCCACACCTAACTAGAAGCCTGAGTGCTGTTGAAACTTGGGGTTTTGGTCTGACAGCACATATTTCTTGGACTGCTTTAGTACCAGCCATTCATGCTGCTTTGGGTTCACAAGCCATTTTTGTGTGGATACCGGCTGTCATCGTGGGAATGTTGCTGAACTATCAAGTTAAAAGATTGGGTGTACATTTTATCGATGTTGCCGGAGGAACACCCAACTATACTACTAAATTACTCAACAAATACCCAATGCTGGCTCGTTATGCTGCTATTGGTTATTTGTTGAACTGGATTTCTTACCTATCAGTTAATACCATCGTACTGAGAGATTTAATTAAAGTAAATTTAGGAATGTTGGGTTTTACCTGCCCAGATATATTGTTAGATATTGGCTTTACCTTGCTACCATTTGTTTTAGCTTTTAGTGGCACAAGGGCGTTAAGTATTCTCCACTCATTTTTTATTATCCCTGCCTTTGGCATACTGATAGTTTTTTGTGTACAAGGTCTGGGTTGGTTGGCTTTTGCCACAGAAAGTCCGGGTTTTTTCCCTCAAAGTTGGTCTAATTTAAGTTTTGTTGATTGGGCAAAGTGGTTTTTCTTTGTTACCTATGCCACCTACAGTTGTGAAACAGCTTCTTCTTTTGTGGCTGATAGTAATCACCCCAGGCAAACATTGCGCTTTTTGGATATCGCCGCTTGGTTGATGCCTCCTATCTTTTGGGGCGGTTCTTGGGTAGTGCTGCGATTAGCCACAGACCCCAATTTGGGTGACAATGCTTTTTTAAATTTAGTGGCAGCTTCTCAACCTTTCTGGGGCAAATTTGCCCAAATAGGCGTGACCTTTTTACTAGTAGCAGCGTGCCTTTTGGGTTCGGCAACGGTGGTTTCTAATTGTCCCAGAATTTTATATCAACTTGCTAGAGATAACTATATTGCACCTGTATTTTCATTTGTTACTAAGCGGGGTGTATTTATTCCTGCTTTAACTTTGACCCTAGTTTATTGTTTTATTTATTTGATTTGGGGAGATGTGGCGCGTATTGTGGCGGTGGGCAATATTGGCTGGTTTGTCTCCTTTATGTTATTGCATTTGGGGCTATGGTTAGAACGCGATCGCCCAGAGGTTTTATTCCCCAAGATTTCTTTAGCCATTCTGCTATTAGAAATAGTAGTGCTGGTAGTAGGTGGAATTGCTTGGGGTTGGGGTAACTTGGTGATTGGGTTAGTGTTTCCTGTTGGTGTGATGATGATTGATGCGGTAGTCCGCTATGTCAGTTTCGGGCCATTTCGCTTGAATTGGTGGATAAAACGATATCAATCACGTTCTGCGGTAGTCGTTAGAGATTTAGTAATTAGCCAAGTCACTACTTTAAGTGTTTTGTTATGCGGTGCAGTGATGGTGGGTTGGTTATTGGGAGTGAAACTGAGTAAAACAGCCCATACCGAAAATAACAACCTGATTGTAGTCTTACTAATTACCGTGGCATTTGTAGGAGTAGCGATCGCCTGTTGGACTAGCTTACCCCAAGTGGTGGCGATCGCTGAAGCAAGAGAAGCCGCCGAACACCTGTTTACTGTGGCGCAGGATGGGATTGTAGTTGTGAATGAACAAGGTAAAATTTGTCAAGCAAATCCTGCTACTGAATATTTGTTTGGCATCAGTCCTATAGAACTTTTGGGGTCACATCTCAACTATTGGTTATCCGCACTAGATTTTTATCCACAAAATTGGGAAAAGCGTAGCGAACAAACTCTTCGTCGTAAATCACAAATTATCATCTTGGAAGTCTCTGTTTCTGATAGACCCCATCAAGATTTTCGGGAATATGTCGTCATTCTCCACGACATTACAAAACGCAAACAAGCAGAAGAAATCTTACAACGTTCAGAAGCCCAATTGCGAGAACAAGCGCAACAATTAGCATCCCAACTTGTACAGAGTGAAAAAATGTCGAGTTTGGGACAGTTAGTGGCAGGAATAGCCCATGAAATTAACAACCCAGTCAACTTTATCTATGGCAATCTCACCCCAGCTAATCAATACATCAAGGATTTGCTAGAAATTTTACAACTCTACCAAAAACATTATCCCCATCCAGCACCAGAGATTGAAAAAACAGCCACAGCTATAGACTTGGATTTTGTCATTGAAGACTTGCCCAAACTGTTAAATTCCATGCAGGTAGGCGCACAACGCATCACCGAAATTGTCCTATCTTTGCGCAACTTTTCTCGCTTAGATGAAGCCGAAATCAAAGCTGTAGATATTCATGAAGGTATTGATAGTACCCTGATGATTCTACAAAATCGCCTGAAAGCCCAAGCTAATCGCCCTGTAATTGAAGTAATTAGGGAATATGGTAATTTACCCTTAATAGAATGCTATGCCGGGCAACTTAATCAAGTATTTATGAATCTGTTGACCAATGCAATTGATGCTTTAGAAGAGTCCATAGTCAACAGTGAGATAGTGCGTTCCTGTCGCCTTGCGTCGGAAAGCAACTATCAAACCCGTGAGGGTCAACAGTCAAAAGTAAATCATAGTGAACTATGGACGATGGATTATGGATTTTTGACTAAACCACAAATTCGCATTCATACCGAAATTAATGACAATCAAGAAGTAATTATTAGCATTGCTGACAATGGTTCTGGGATTCCTCAACAGATCCAACAGCGTTTATTTGAACCATTTTTTACCACTAAACCAGTAGGTAAGGGTACGGGTTTAGGTTTATCTATTAGCTATAAAATTATTACAGAAAAGCATCAAGGAAAAATTGAGTGTATTTCTGCACCAAATAAAGGAACAGTTTTTATAATCACAGTTCCTTTAGTACAGAAGGGAATTGATGAATTAGCAACAGCAAATTAA
- a CDS encoding UDP-glucuronic acid decarboxylase family protein: protein MRILVTGGAGFIGSHLIDRLIPEGHEVICLDNFYTGDKRNIQKWMNHPQFELIRHDITEPIRLEVDQIYHLACPASPVHYQYNPVKTVKTNVMGTLNMLGLAKRVKARFFLASTSEVYGDPEIHPQTEEYRGNVNPIGIRSCYDEGKRIAETLAFDYYRQNKVDIRVVRIFNTYGPRMLENDGRVVSNFIVQALRGTPLTVYGDGSQTRSFCYVSDLVEGFIRLMNSDYVGPVNLGNPGEYTILELAQAVQNLINPDAQIKFEPLPADDPRRRQPDITKARTLLNWEPTIPLTEGLKLTIEDFRDRIKSAV from the coding sequence ATGAGAATTTTGGTGACAGGCGGTGCGGGGTTTATTGGTTCCCATCTAATTGACAGACTAATACCTGAAGGCCATGAAGTTATTTGCTTAGACAATTTCTATACAGGCGATAAGCGTAATATTCAAAAATGGATGAATCATCCACAATTTGAACTCATCCGCCATGACATCACTGAACCAATTCGCTTAGAAGTAGATCAAATTTATCATTTGGCTTGCCCAGCCTCTCCAGTACATTATCAGTACAACCCTGTCAAAACCGTTAAAACTAACGTTATGGGTACACTGAATATGTTGGGGTTAGCCAAACGTGTTAAAGCTAGATTTTTCTTAGCTTCTACTAGCGAAGTCTACGGTGATCCAGAGATTCACCCCCAAACAGAAGAGTATAGAGGCAACGTCAACCCTATTGGTATTCGTTCGTGCTACGACGAAGGGAAAAGAATTGCCGAAACCCTAGCATTTGACTACTACAGACAAAATAAAGTTGATATTCGCGTTGTACGTATATTTAACACCTACGGCCCCAGAATGTTAGAAAACGATGGGCGGGTGGTAAGTAATTTTATTGTGCAAGCCTTGCGCGGAACACCTTTGACTGTGTACGGAGATGGTTCACAAACTCGTAGTTTCTGCTACGTATCCGACTTAGTAGAAGGTTTTATTCGCTTGATGAATAGCGACTATGTAGGGCCAGTGAATTTAGGAAATCCTGGTGAATACACTATTCTTGAATTGGCGCAAGCTGTGCAAAATTTGATAAATCCAGACGCACAGATCAAGTTTGAACCTTTGCCTGCTGATGATCCACGTCGTCGCCAGCCAGATATCACCAAAGCCAGAACCTTGTTAAATTGGGAACCTACTATTCCTCTAACAGAAGGGTTAAAACTGACGATAGAAGATTTCCGCGATCGCATTAAGAGTGCCGTCTAG
- the rodA gene encoding rod shape-determining protein RodA: MLLKRSLPKVRWKSWVKPWQQLDWILFLLVVAVSFFGGLMILSTEMKQPVTDWWWHWLIAGIGAVIALILSRCRYENLLQWHWVTYALTNASLIAVMVAGSSAKGAQRWLPIAGFNVQPSEFAKIGMIITLAALLHKRTANRIEDVFRVLAITAVPWLLVFVQPDLATSLVFGAIVIGMLYWANANPGWLILMISPIVAAILFSTSWPLAAPIVLFKEIFVTPLGIAWAILMGIVGWVTLPWRRFNLGALGALSLNLFGGELGIFAWNHVLKEYQKNRLTAFINPEHDPLGSGYHLIQSRIAIGAGEVWGWGLFKGPMTQLNFVPEQHTDFIFSAVGEEFGFSGCLIILFVFCLICWRLLHIAQTAKDNFGSLLAIGVLSMIVFQLVVNVGMNVGLAPVAGIPLPWMSYGRSAMLTNFISLGIVESVANFRQRQKYYF; encoded by the coding sequence ATGTTATTAAAACGATCGCTTCCCAAAGTTCGCTGGAAGTCTTGGGTCAAGCCTTGGCAGCAATTAGACTGGATACTATTTTTGTTGGTTGTTGCAGTCAGCTTTTTTGGTGGTCTGATGATCCTCAGCACCGAAATGAAACAGCCTGTAACAGACTGGTGGTGGCATTGGCTAATTGCTGGGATTGGTGCTGTTATTGCTTTAATTCTGTCTCGTTGTCGTTACGAGAACCTTTTGCAATGGCATTGGGTGACTTATGCGTTGACTAATGCCAGCCTAATTGCTGTAATGGTTGCGGGTTCGAGTGCTAAAGGCGCACAACGTTGGCTACCAATTGCGGGGTTTAATGTCCAACCTTCAGAGTTTGCCAAAATTGGCATGATTATTACTCTAGCGGCTTTACTACACAAACGTACTGCCAATAGGATTGAGGATGTTTTTCGCGTTCTAGCAATTACGGCTGTGCCTTGGTTATTAGTATTTGTTCAGCCAGATTTAGCTACATCCCTAGTTTTTGGTGCGATCGTTATCGGAATGCTTTATTGGGCAAATGCTAACCCTGGCTGGTTAATCCTGATGATTTCGCCTATAGTTGCTGCCATACTCTTCAGCACTTCTTGGCCTTTAGCAGCACCAATAGTTCTGTTTAAGGAAATTTTTGTGACTCCTCTTGGTATCGCTTGGGCGATATTGATGGGTATCGTAGGTTGGGTGACTCTCCCTTGGAGACGATTTAACTTAGGCGCATTGGGCGCGTTGAGTCTAAATTTATTTGGCGGTGAATTAGGTATTTTTGCTTGGAACCATGTACTTAAGGAATACCAAAAAAATCGCTTAACCGCATTTATCAACCCCGAACATGATCCTTTAGGTTCTGGATACCACCTCATTCAATCACGCATTGCGATCGGTGCAGGAGAAGTGTGGGGTTGGGGTTTGTTTAAAGGGCCGATGACGCAATTAAATTTTGTGCCTGAACAACATACTGATTTTATTTTCTCCGCCGTAGGTGAAGAATTTGGTTTTTCTGGGTGTTTAATTATCTTGTTTGTTTTCTGCTTAATTTGCTGGCGACTACTGCACATAGCGCAAACAGCTAAAGATAATTTTGGTTCGCTGTTAGCTATTGGCGTTTTATCGATGATTGTGTTTCAGTTAGTCGTAAATGTCGGGATGAACGTAGGTTTAGCACCAGTCGCAGGTATTCCCCTACCGTGGATGAGTTACGGGCGTTCTGCCATGCTGACCAATTTCATTTCGTTAGGAATAGTAGAATCAGTAGCGAACTTTCGACAGCGACAAAAGTATTATTTTTAG
- a CDS encoding UDP-glucose dehydrogenase family protein: MRVCVIGTGYVGLVTGACLAHIGHHVICVDNNEEKVKLMKAGQSPIFEPGLSDIMQSAIQAGKIEFTTDLAAGVAHGEILFIAVGTPPLPTGESDTRYVEAVARGIGANLNGGYKVIVNKSTVPIGSGDWVRMIVLDGIAERQKTLVTAGGGVEDRLPELPQFDVVSNPEFLREGSAVYDTFNPDRIVLGGNSPRAIAMMEELYAPIVERKFAENQSLPPVPILATDLSSAEMIKYAANAFLATKISFINEVANICDRVGADVTQVAKGIGLDSRIGNKFLQAGIGWGGSCFPKDVAALIHTADDYGYEAQLLKSAVSVNERQRLIALEKLQQVLKILKGKTVGLLGLTFKPDTDDLRDAPALNLIEQLNRLGAKVKAYDPIISQTGMRHGLTGVLVETDAERLADGCDALVLVTEWNQFSTLDYAKMAQLMNNAVVIDGRNFLEPETMVRAGFQYVGVGR; the protein is encoded by the coding sequence ATGCGTGTATGTGTAATTGGTACTGGTTATGTTGGCTTGGTCACAGGAGCTTGTTTGGCTCACATTGGTCATCATGTGATTTGTGTAGATAATAACGAAGAAAAAGTCAAGCTCATGAAAGCTGGGCAATCACCTATATTTGAGCCTGGTCTTTCAGACATTATGCAGTCGGCTATCCAAGCTGGGAAAATTGAGTTTACCACAGATTTAGCAGCAGGGGTAGCCCACGGAGAAATATTATTTATTGCTGTTGGTACACCACCCTTACCAACTGGTGAAAGCGACACCCGCTATGTTGAAGCTGTAGCCCGTGGTATTGGCGCTAACCTGAATGGTGGTTATAAAGTAATTGTTAATAAATCTACAGTACCCATTGGTTCCGGTGACTGGGTACGGATGATTGTTCTTGATGGGATTGCTGAACGCCAAAAAACCCTCGTAACCGCAGGTGGTGGCGTTGAAGATAGATTACCTGAACTACCTCAATTTGATGTAGTTAGTAACCCAGAGTTCCTGCGTGAAGGTTCAGCCGTATACGACACCTTCAACCCCGATCGCATCGTTTTAGGCGGTAATAGCCCCAGAGCGATCGCAATGATGGAAGAATTATACGCCCCTATTGTTGAGCGTAAATTTGCTGAAAACCAATCTTTACCCCCTGTACCCATCTTGGCTACAGACCTAAGTTCCGCAGAAATGATTAAGTATGCGGCTAACGCTTTCCTCGCAACCAAGATTAGTTTCATCAACGAAGTCGCAAATATTTGCGATCGCGTTGGTGCTGATGTGACCCAAGTCGCTAAAGGTATTGGTTTAGATTCTCGCATCGGGAATAAGTTCTTACAAGCTGGTATTGGTTGGGGTGGTTCCTGCTTCCCCAAAGACGTAGCTGCACTAATTCACACAGCAGATGATTATGGATACGAAGCCCAGTTGTTAAAATCTGCTGTTAGCGTCAACGAACGTCAACGCTTGATTGCGCTAGAAAAACTGCAGCAAGTCCTGAAAATCCTCAAAGGTAAAACAGTCGGTTTACTGGGTCTAACCTTTAAGCCAGATACCGACGACTTACGTGATGCACCTGCATTGAACTTAATCGAACAACTCAACCGCTTAGGTGCTAAAGTCAAAGCCTACGACCCCATCATTTCCCAAACTGGGATGCGTCATGGTCTTACTGGCGTATTAGTAGAAACCGATGCTGAACGTTTAGCAGATGGTTGTGATGCTTTGGTACTCGTAACAGAGTGGAATCAGTTTAGCACCCTCGACTACGCGAAGATGGCTCAGTTAATGAATAATGCTGTGGTTATCGATGGTCGTAACTTCCTTGAACCCGAAACTATGGTACGCGCTGGATTCCAATATGTAGGTGTTGGAAGATAG
- a CDS encoding cation:proton antiporter: MEPLSSVLALEPTSQVLGKEPIVPFAILLIILLVVPTLFERLRLPAIVGLVLAGLVLGPSGWNLLNTESPMISLLSNIGLVYLMFVAGLEVNLELWRRQRRRAFGYGFFSFAVPLLTGILLGRILNFSWNASVLIGSVLASYTLLAYPIINRLGIISNRSVTTTIGATVFTDISSLLVLAICIPTFQQGISNFSQILPLLGWLITYCIVILLGFDWLGKEFFRRSGDDEGKKFLFVLLTVFLAVVIAQFIGIERILGAFLAGLAVNEAVGEGPVKEKIIFIGSVLFIPIFFINLGFLIDVPGLIHNLAILKLTVLILVGLIASKFIAAWLAKFFYNYSWQEMLTIWSLSIPQVSTTLAATFVAYQARLLSVDVLTSIVLLMLLTVTVGPLLTSRTAVALTTPPVIEAVTTLPEQHVEEIHNSNFTIVVPVYNPHTQQYLVEMAALLASQAKGRIIPLVIATAAAQMDAPQLETTLQKSERLLAKATAHSQALGVEASPLLRIDDAFALGISRAAKEQKASLIVMGWGKRTGLRARLFGNVIDNVLWSSHCPVAVTRLVESPKKIQRILVPIENLITPTLQPVQFAQMLADANQAQVTVLNVCDRRTSSSKIAARRSQLASLVAKLALPNSPEIQIIAHENAAQAILQAARLYDLVVLPFIRNRTSPGSLALSDVTTQLASQLTCSIVMLGEPQRLQTPTITPGVSNTATVVNG; the protein is encoded by the coding sequence ATGGAACCCTTATCATCAGTTCTGGCTTTAGAACCTACTTCTCAGGTTCTAGGCAAGGAACCAATTGTTCCCTTTGCAATTTTACTGATAATCCTCTTAGTTGTTCCCACTCTTTTTGAAAGGTTGAGATTACCCGCAATAGTGGGTTTAGTTCTTGCTGGATTAGTATTAGGCCCATCGGGTTGGAACCTGCTGAATACGGAATCTCCGATGATTAGCCTGCTGTCAAATATTGGTTTAGTTTATTTGATGTTTGTTGCAGGTTTAGAAGTAAACTTGGAGTTGTGGCGGCGGCAAAGAAGACGGGCTTTTGGTTATGGTTTTTTTAGTTTTGCTGTGCCATTGCTGACGGGTATTTTGCTAGGACGGATTTTAAACTTTAGTTGGAATGCCTCAGTACTAATTGGTTCCGTATTGGCTTCCTATACCTTATTGGCTTATCCCATCATCAATCGTTTAGGTATCATTAGTAATCGCTCGGTTACAACTACGATTGGTGCTACAGTTTTTACAGATATTAGCTCGTTATTAGTACTAGCAATTTGCATCCCAACATTTCAACAGGGCATATCCAATTTTTCGCAAATATTACCCCTACTAGGTTGGTTAATTACTTATTGCATAGTAATTTTACTAGGGTTTGACTGGCTGGGTAAAGAGTTTTTTCGGCGTTCGGGAGACGATGAGGGCAAGAAATTTTTATTTGTCTTACTAACTGTATTTTTGGCGGTTGTAATAGCTCAATTTATCGGGATTGAAAGAATTTTAGGAGCATTTTTAGCAGGTTTGGCGGTTAATGAAGCTGTCGGTGAAGGGCCTGTTAAAGAAAAAATAATATTTATTGGTAGTGTTTTATTTATTCCAATTTTCTTTATTAACCTTGGATTTCTGATTGATGTGCCTGGGTTAATTCATAATCTGGCTATTCTTAAATTAACGGTTTTAATTTTAGTTGGCTTGATTGCTAGTAAATTTATTGCAGCTTGGTTAGCCAAGTTTTTCTATAACTATAGTTGGCAAGAAATGTTAACTATCTGGTCACTATCTATACCCCAGGTAAGTACAACATTAGCTGCAACTTTTGTGGCATATCAAGCACGTTTACTATCAGTGGATGTTTTAACTAGTATAGTTCTTTTAATGTTACTCACTGTAACTGTGGGGCCATTACTTACTAGTCGTACAGCAGTAGCTTTAACTACACCTCCAGTAATAGAAGCAGTTACTACATTGCCAGAGCAACACGTAGAAGAAATCCACAATAGTAATTTTACTATCGTTGTACCTGTTTATAATCCCCATACTCAGCAATATTTAGTAGAGATGGCGGCATTGCTGGCTAGTCAAGCCAAAGGGCGAATTATACCATTAGTGATCGCCACGGCTGCGGCGCAGATGGATGCACCCCAATTAGAAACTACACTACAAAAAAGTGAGCGGTTACTAGCAAAAGCTACAGCCCATAGTCAAGCTTTAGGTGTCGAAGCATCACCCTTACTACGCATTGATGATGCTTTTGCATTGGGAATTAGTAGAGCCGCTAAGGAACAAAAAGCCAGTTTAATTGTTATGGGTTGGGGTAAACGCACAGGGTTAAGAGCGCGGTTATTTGGCAATGTAATTGATAATGTACTGTGGTCTTCCCATTGTCCTGTGGCTGTAACACGTCTGGTAGAATCACCGAAAAAAATTCAACGTATTTTAGTGCCTATAGAGAATTTAATTACACCAACACTACAACCAGTGCAATTTGCTCAGATGTTAGCAGACGCAAATCAAGCTCAGGTAACAGTATTGAATGTGTGCGATCGCCGCACGAGTTCTAGTAAAATTGCCGCACGGCGATCGCAGCTTGCTTCGCTAGTGGCAAAATTAGCCTTACCCAATTCACCAGAAATTCAAATTATCGCCCATGAAAATGCGGCTCAAGCCATTTTGCAAGCAGCAAGATTATACGACTTAGTAGTTTTACCGTTTATCCGTAACCGCACCAGTCCAGGCAGTTTAGCCCTAAGTGATGTCACAACCCAACTAGCCAGCCAACTCACTTGTTCTATCGTCATGTTGGGAGAACCGCAGCGCTTACAAACACCAACAATTACGCCAGGAGTGTCTAATACGGCGACTGTTGTGAATGGATAG
- a CDS encoding S-methyl-5'-thioadenosine phosphorylase, which translates to MAHAQIGIIGGSGLYKMEALKDVEEVQIKTPFGSPSDALILGTLDGTRVAFLARHGRNHTLLPSELPFRANIYAMKQLGVEYLISASAVGSLKEEAKPLDMVVPDQFIDRTKNRVSTFFGEGIVAHITFGDPICKNLAGVLADAIASLNLPDVTLHRGGTYVCMEGPAFSTKAESNLYRSWGATIIGMTNLPEAKLAREAEIAYATLALVTDYDCWHPDHDSVTVEMVIGNLQRNAVNAQKVIQETVRRLSANPPHSEAHSALKYAVLTNLEKAPAATKEKLGLFLQKYL; encoded by the coding sequence ATGGCTCACGCACAGATTGGGATTATTGGTGGCAGTGGTCTCTACAAAATGGAAGCCCTCAAAGATGTTGAAGAAGTACAAATTAAAACGCCCTTTGGTTCCCCCTCTGATGCGTTGATTCTAGGAACATTGGATGGAACAAGAGTAGCATTTTTAGCTAGGCATGGTCGTAATCATACGCTCTTACCTTCAGAATTGCCCTTCCGTGCTAATATCTACGCAATGAAGCAATTGGGTGTGGAGTACTTAATTTCCGCTAGTGCGGTGGGTTCTTTAAAGGAAGAAGCTAAACCACTAGATATGGTGGTTCCAGACCAATTTATTGACAGAACTAAGAACCGAGTTTCTACATTTTTTGGTGAGGGTATTGTAGCTCACATTACCTTTGGCGACCCCATCTGTAAAAATCTAGCAGGCGTTTTAGCCGATGCGATCGCATCCTTAAATTTACCAGATGTCACCCTCCACAGAGGCGGTACTTATGTTTGCATGGAAGGCCCTGCATTTTCCACCAAAGCAGAATCAAATCTTTATCGTAGCTGGGGTGCAACCATCATCGGTATGACCAATTTACCAGAAGCGAAGTTAGCCAGAGAAGCGGAAATTGCCTATGCTACCTTGGCATTAGTTACAGATTACGATTGTTGGCATCCCGACCACGATAGCGTAACTGTAGAAATGGTCATTGGTAACTTGCAGCGCAACGCTGTTAATGCCCAAAAAGTTATTCAAGAAACCGTGCGCCGTTTAAGTGCAAATCCTCCACATAGTGAGGCTCATTCTGCTTTGAAATATGCAGTTTTGACCAATTTAGAAAAAGCACCTGCGGCTACTAAGGAAAAATTAGGGTTATTTTTGCAAAAATATTTGTAA
- the tmk gene encoding dTMP kinase: MDGKFIVFEGVEGCGKTSQMQLCAEWLQSLGISVVLTREPGGTALGVDLRRLLLEKSEDKPICEVTELLLYAADRAQHVAQELKPQLAQGKYVLCDRYIDSTIAYQGYGRGLDMNLIHQLNNIATGGLISDITIWLDVDVEVGLARKRKGNVGLDRIEQETIAFHRRVQKGYADLAASSPARIIRVDGSLSKENVHQKIQEIFNLHLKLG; encoded by the coding sequence ATGGATGGTAAATTCATCGTATTTGAAGGGGTAGAAGGTTGCGGCAAAACTAGCCAAATGCAGCTTTGTGCAGAGTGGTTGCAGAGTTTGGGCATTTCTGTAGTTCTCACCCGTGAACCTGGGGGAACGGCGTTAGGTGTAGATTTGCGGCGGTTGTTGCTGGAAAAATCAGAGGATAAACCCATTTGTGAAGTGACAGAGTTATTATTATACGCTGCTGATAGAGCGCAACACGTAGCCCAAGAACTTAAACCACAGTTAGCACAGGGTAAGTATGTTCTATGCGATCGCTACATTGACTCTACCATTGCTTACCAAGGTTACGGGCGCGGTTTGGATATGAACTTAATTCATCAACTTAACAACATCGCTACAGGTGGGTTAATCAGTGACATCACTATTTGGCTGGATGTAGATGTGGAAGTTGGACTAGCCCGTAAACGCAAAGGAAATGTAGGATTAGACCGGATAGAACAGGAAACTATTGCTTTCCATCGTCGTGTACAAAAAGGTTATGCAGATTTAGCTGCATCTTCTCCCGCACGCATCATCAGAGTTGATGGTAGTTTGAGTAAGGAAAATGTACATCAAAAAATCCAAGAGATTTTCAACTTACATCTCAAATTGGGATAG